The following are encoded in a window of Colletotrichum lupini chromosome 3, complete sequence genomic DNA:
- a CDS encoding CDP-diacylglycerol-serine O-phosphatidyltransferase, translating to MSKRTSSVATNGKAAKDAADSFAEPAHDKQNLLLAADPGHFSLIRALHLADAITLCNGTVSHIPSFFRTHIERRRALLTCCGIGACGVMSIFTSLRYCLGDPSSTSTLYLALSFLPFGLFFDFMDGKVARWRKKSGMMGQELDSLADLISFGVAPASVAFALGLRTPIDHLCLTFFVLCGLTRLARFNVTVAALPKDATGKSKYFEGTPIPTSLGLDAVMAYLVSQRWILQDLPLGTWLSGTALEFHPIALVFVVHGCLMTSKSIHIPKP from the exons ATGTCGAAACGGACAAGCAGCGTAGCCACCAATGGCAAGGCAGCCAAAGATGCTGCTGATAGCTTCGCCGAGCCTG CCCACGACAAGCAGAATCTCCTTCTCGCGGCCGACCCCGGTCACTTTTCTTTGATCCGCGCCCTCCACCTCGCCGACGCAATTACCCTCTGTAATGGTACGGTCTCACATATTCCCAGCTTCTTCCGCAC TCATATTGAGAGGAGAAGAGCACTGCTGACTTGCTGTGGAATAGGAGCTTGTGGTGTCATGTCAATTTTTACCTCTCTGCGCTACTGTCTTGGCGATCCTTCGTCCACTAGCACGCTGTACCTCGCCCTCTCCTTCCTACCCTTTGGCCTCTTCTTCGACTTCATGGACGGTAAAGTTGCACGTTGGAGAAAGAAGAGTGGTATGATGGGCCAAGAGCTTGATTCTCTGGCTGACCTG ATCTCTTTCGGCGTCGCTCCTGCTTCTGTGGCCTTCGCCCTTGGTTTGCGCACACCCATCGACCACCTCTGCCTGACCTTCTTTGTCCTCTGCGGCCTCACGCGTCTCGCTCGCTTCAACGTAACTGTCGCCGCTCTTCCCAAGGATGCAACTGGAAAAAGCAAATACTTCGAAGGCACTCCCATCCCTACCAGTCTTGGCCTTGACGCTGTGATGGCGTACTTGGTATCTCAGCGTTGGATTCTTCAGGACCTTCCTCTCGGAACGTGGCTGTCGGGAACTGCACTGGAATTCCACCCCATTGCTCTTGTGTTCGTGGTTCACGGATGCCTTATGACCAGCAAGAGCATTCATATCCCCAAGCCTTAG